From Sphingobium sp. B2D3C:
GCATCGATGGGTGCATGCATGCGGAAAGGGCCTCGCGTGGCAAAGACGTTTACTCGTTATGGTGTCTCACTGCTGCTTGTCCAAGCACTGCTCGCCTGTTCTCCACAAACTCCCGACACTCAGGGGGGTGCTGGTGCCGGCAATAACGCCGCCGCAGCCCTCTCCAATACGGCAAATGGCCCTGACGCCCGCAGCGCCCCGGTCGCGGACCGCAAGCTGGTCGTGGTGTTCGGGGATAGCCTCTACGCCGGCTATAATCTTGGGCCACGCGAGGGCTTTGCCCCGGTGCTGGAGCGCGCGCTGGGGGGGCAGGGCGTGCCCGCGCAGGTGGTCAATGCCGGCGTCTCGGGCGATACCACCGCAGCCGGCCGCCAGCGCCTCGCCTTCACGCTCGACGGGCTGGAGCGCAAGCCGGACCTCGTGATCGTCGGCCTCGGCGGCAACGATATGCTGCGCGGCCTGGAGCCAAAGGAAACGCGCGCCAATCTCGATGCGATCCTCGCCGAGCTGCAAAAGCGCGGCATCCCCATCATGCTCACCGGCATGGTCTCCGCCCCCAATATGGGTGCCGACTACGCCAAGGCCTTCGATCCGATCTTCACCGATCTCGCGAAGAAATATGACGCGCCGCTCTACCCCTTCTTCCTCGATGGCGTGATCGGCAATCGCACCCTCATGCTGGCGGACGGCATCCACCCCAACCCGCAAGGCGTGGAGAGGATTGTGGGACGGGTTGGGCCGATCGTTGCGGGGGTGTTGAAGGGGGAGTGAGGGGCCGCTCGGCTGTACGCCCGCTCTGTCTATGCGGTCTAGTGCATTATTGGTGTTTTCGCTGGTCTCAATGTCGAATAAGAGCAAGCCATGCGGGCAGCTGAGCGGATGGAGTTGTTAGAGAAGGTCGGTACTGAACTGCAGCGCCGGTATACCTTCACTGATATCGACGCCTTTTTTGCAGCGTTGAATATTTCGACTGCAAGTGTGGAAACTTGGGGCGGCGTTAATAGCAAACGCGTCTATGCGAAGGCCGTTTTATCGCATGTTCCCGAGAACGATTTGCTGCGTGTGGCGCAGGAGCTTGATCTTGTTCCAGCGGGGAAGTTTGAGGCGGTCAAGCCGCCGATGAACTGGCAGGGAACAAAAGCATTTCGCCTGTTCATTTCGCATATCTCAAAAGACAAGTTGATTGCGACCCGGCTGAAAAAGGCCTTGGCTTCGTATGAAATCGCCGGCTTCGTTGCGCACGAAGACATTCATCCCACCTTGGCATGGCAAGATGAAATCGAACGCGGATTGCAAACCATGGATGCGCTGATTGCAGTTCACACTCGCGGATTTAAAGACTCAACGTGGTGCCAGCAGGAGGTGGGTTTTGCGCTCGGCCGCGGCACCAAGGTGATCTCATTCAAGATGGACGAGGACCCGACCGGCTTTATCGGAAAGCATCAAGCGCTTCCGCGTAAGAATCGGACGGCAGAGCAGATCGCAGAGGAGATCGACAAGCTTTTGGAGATCGATCCGAGGACAACGGAGCGTCTAAACGAAGCGAGGGATAGTGCTATTCCGTTCTAGACGGGATAGAAAAATTTTGAATATCGTAACACTTTAAGCCATCGCGGTAGCTGCCTGCCTGGACGTGACCGTAGTCCTTCTTGTAGCGGCCATAAAATCGCTGATAACCGGCATTCCTCTAGAAAGATTGGTAGAGTGATTTCGATCCTTCAAGCTGGCATTTTCCTATTGTTGCTATTCGCTGGCTTGCGCGCATTTCAGATGTTTCGGACAGGCACGATCAAAACCTTTGACGAAGACGGACCAGTCTTGTTTATAACGCGGCGAGATCAGCCGCTCATCTATTGGACAATTATTGTGTGCTTTTATGTGGTTTTAACGGTCGTGGCGGCTTGCGCTGCTGTATTATAGTTCGTGCGTGAATTGCCGATGCGTGCAGATACAACTTAAACGTCGCCGGTTCGCTGAGCACCCAAAACTCGCCAATTGAAACCTTTAGACGTTGCCTGAAAGCAGCTGGTCGGTCAGCCTTGGGGCCTGCCTAGGCGGCCTAGCTAACTTGTTTTCAATAAAATTCCGGCGCTTGGAAAAATCAGGTTCGCACCCATCACCCCCATTCCCCTTCCGCCTCACACGCGCTAGGGCGGCGCGATGATCCGCCTGACCGGTCTCACCCTGCCTCTCGATCACCCGGACGATGCGCTCGCGCCCGCCATTGCCGCGCGCCTGGGCATTCCGCAGACCGATCTGCTCAGCCATGAGGTCGTGCGGCGCGGCAATGATGCGCGGCGCAAGAGTGCGATCCTGCTCGTCTATTCCGTGGATGTCGCCCTGCGCGACGAAGCCGCCGTCCTGGCGCGGTTCGCGGGCGACAAGGATGTGCGGCCGCGCCCGGATACGGATTATCGCTTCGTCACCCGCGCGCCGGAGGGCTGGTCCGGCCTGCGCCCGGTCGTCATCGGCGCCGGGCCGTGCGGTCTGTTCGCGGGGCTGATCCTCGCGCAG
This genomic window contains:
- a CDS encoding arylesterase → MRKGPRVAKTFTRYGVSLLLVQALLACSPQTPDTQGGAGAGNNAAAALSNTANGPDARSAPVADRKLVVVFGDSLYAGYNLGPREGFAPVLERALGGQGVPAQVVNAGVSGDTTAAGRQRLAFTLDGLERKPDLVIVGLGGNDMLRGLEPKETRANLDAILAELQKRGIPIMLTGMVSAPNMGADYAKAFDPIFTDLAKKYDAPLYPFFLDGVIGNRTLMLADGIHPNPQGVERIVGRVGPIVAGVLKGE
- a CDS encoding toll/interleukin-1 receptor domain-containing protein, which produces MRAAERMELLEKVGTELQRRYTFTDIDAFFAALNISTASVETWGGVNSKRVYAKAVLSHVPENDLLRVAQELDLVPAGKFEAVKPPMNWQGTKAFRLFISHISKDKLIATRLKKALASYEIAGFVAHEDIHPTLAWQDEIERGLQTMDALIAVHTRGFKDSTWCQQEVGFALGRGTKVISFKMDEDPTGFIGKHQALPRKNRTAEQIAEEIDKLLEIDPRTTERLNEARDSAIPF